One stretch of Roseimicrobium sp. ORNL1 DNA includes these proteins:
- a CDS encoding phospholipase D-like domain-containing protein, producing MSATKTASHKRTKPPTKAHSSSHPRFARPGEGRWSTIRWGRLSIRGWVELLAIFLALVVLYSILFVRRQHIEYRPAHTFSVHDPAFFGSAHAAANPVPIEGNRITLLHNGNGIFPVMQESIRGAKKTINFEAFLFHSGEVGNQFIDALIERAQHGVEVRVLLDGIGSGTDLENSDVQKLKDGGCKFAYYHPTRALRVDRLNRRSHRRVLVVDGKVAFTGGAGFADEWQGDGAKPDNWREVHAKLEGPMVAQLQSAFQQHWLSETGEMLSGAGHFPPLERAGDLKVQVTTSDEFTVAALPLIQAVAIAAAEKTIYITNPYCTPTDEQVYLLGEAVKRGVDVKMILPGQHNDQPATKAAGRGSYGKLLEAGVKLYEFKPTMIHSKTMVVDGMFSMFGTSNLDARSSLINEEIDVTVYDASFGAEMDRVFREDLKNCQEYKLEDFKKRSVKERLTEWLVYPFHSQL from the coding sequence ATGTCAGCCACCAAGACAGCCTCTCACAAACGGACCAAGCCCCCCACAAAAGCCCACTCGTCCTCACACCCCAGGTTCGCCCGCCCGGGCGAAGGCCGATGGTCCACTATTCGCTGGGGCAGGCTTTCCATCCGCGGCTGGGTAGAGCTGCTCGCCATCTTTCTCGCGTTGGTGGTCCTGTACTCCATCCTCTTCGTACGGCGGCAGCACATCGAGTACCGGCCCGCGCACACCTTCTCGGTTCATGATCCGGCCTTCTTCGGCTCAGCCCACGCAGCGGCCAATCCCGTGCCCATCGAGGGCAATCGCATCACGCTGCTGCACAATGGCAATGGCATCTTCCCGGTGATGCAGGAGTCCATTCGCGGAGCGAAGAAGACGATCAACTTCGAGGCCTTCCTCTTCCACTCCGGCGAAGTCGGCAACCAATTCATCGATGCCCTGATCGAGCGCGCCCAACACGGCGTGGAAGTGCGCGTGCTGCTGGATGGCATCGGCTCCGGCACGGATCTGGAAAACAGCGACGTGCAGAAGCTGAAGGATGGCGGCTGCAAATTCGCCTACTACCACCCCACTCGTGCGTTGCGCGTGGACCGCCTCAACCGCCGCAGCCACCGCCGTGTGCTGGTGGTCGATGGCAAGGTCGCCTTCACCGGTGGCGCAGGCTTTGCCGACGAATGGCAGGGCGACGGCGCGAAGCCGGATAACTGGCGCGAAGTGCACGCCAAATTGGAAGGCCCCATGGTGGCACAACTCCAGAGCGCCTTCCAACAACACTGGCTCTCCGAGACCGGAGAAATGCTCTCCGGCGCAGGCCACTTCCCTCCCCTCGAACGCGCCGGTGATCTCAAGGTGCAGGTGACCACCTCGGATGAGTTCACCGTGGCCGCGCTACCTTTGATTCAGGCGGTGGCCATCGCGGCTGCGGAAAAGACCATCTACATCACCAATCCCTACTGCACGCCCACCGATGAGCAGGTCTATCTCCTCGGCGAAGCCGTGAAGCGCGGGGTGGACGTGAAGATGATCCTCCCCGGCCAGCACAACGACCAGCCCGCCACCAAGGCCGCCGGCCGCGGCAGCTACGGCAAACTGCTGGAAGCCGGCGTGAAGCTCTATGAATTCAAACCCACCATGATCCACTCCAAGACCATGGTGGTGGACGGCATGTTCTCCATGTTCGGCACCTCCAACCTCGACGCCCGCTCTTCACTCATCAACGAAGAGATCGACGTGACCGTCTACGACGCCAGCTTCGGCGCCGAGATGGATCGCGTTTTCCGCGAAGACCTCAAGAATTGCCAGGAATACAAGCTGGAGGACTTCAAGAAGCGGTCGGTGAAGGAACGCCTGACCGAGTGGCTGGTGTATCCGTTTCACTCGCAGTTGTAG
- a CDS encoding VOC family protein: protein MQLQQIDHVALRCASPEATKAWYVATLGFEHVFPGQWSGSPIMLRLGSTYLTLFPQKENEPPARNGQAWHLAFRAATYADFQSAQAELQAKGVSFQFQDHEISHSIYFFDPDGFLLEITTYDVVSDVRGSACAE, encoded by the coding sequence ATGCAATTGCAGCAGATCGATCATGTCGCCCTCCGGTGCGCCTCGCCGGAAGCGACGAAGGCGTGGTATGTCGCCACGCTTGGGTTCGAGCACGTCTTTCCGGGCCAGTGGTCTGGCAGTCCCATCATGCTGCGCCTGGGCTCGACCTACCTCACGCTCTTTCCCCAGAAGGAGAATGAGCCTCCTGCACGCAACGGCCAGGCATGGCACCTCGCCTTCCGGGCTGCGACCTATGCAGACTTCCAATCAGCGCAGGCAGAACTTCAGGCGAAGGGTGTCTCGTTCCAGTTTCAAGACCACGAGATTTCCCACTCGATCTACTTCTTTGATCCGGACGGGTTCTTATTGGAGATCACCACGTATGATGTGGTGAGTGATGTGCGGGGGTCGGCATGTGCTGAATAG
- a CDS encoding secretin N-terminal domain-containing protein, which produces MHCLPPLAAPVVRTRPPFYLPLVMLMGTLACSGSSALHAQIRGTTLKPDTTTSPREFRPLANMPAEQRLPMDPLVAQAAPQPTQQPSSPTAPQPGGPGGPGGPGGFGRGGFGRSAGSSTEELFRIDGDKVSLQFPNNTISDILGIYERLTNKTLVKDTTIFEGQTISLVTPVPVDKAEAIKLIEAALLTNGYAIVADPDGKSSRILSTRTTTATSGAQFSQGVKFYQSANDLPNNETIVSYFMGLTNLDPAEAATMLGGHVGLNPYGRITPVLSPPGLLITENANIVKQLVAIREVIDTPGAASSLVTKFVLLKYADAATVAQIVQATLNAQAQDKEAKGITTIRGQGTSQGGGDNNRPQQPQQQSNNNNNNQQGQNRRVQATSQVIADTRLNQVLVVAEPDEYAYVVSLIAEFDKPVDVPTAYERKLKNVFSVDVLSVLADMLREPVGGATQLPGGGTVSAQQQQLITSSNQFLTGASGAQQRGGTFNASAASTATTGTTGGVTSRPDLLLESEEQTAPVSVLINKTRLIADPLANSIIVIGPKENQDKVDMLLDKLDRKSPQVYLATVIGQLTLGDGYQFGVNYLQRFTQTGSNSGVASALITREDIISNNNVADMTNNLITTAIANSQGFNLYGQIGESVDVFVSALETTNDFKVLSRPSVFAQNNRRAMITSGQQIPVPSQTLTNASSQNAANQGNVTTTIEYKDVVLKLEVIPLINPDGDVTLRIAQVNDTVIGNQIVGENDVPIIGTEQLTTTVTVPTGNTIVIGGLISEQNKTDTQGIPVLSRIPGLGRLFKEDVTSKQRKELIVFIQPVVVTDDFAVRKASKQEDLRTKVAENAYHAFPQTVVPKAVAVPDPDPPLKRKWYEIFKKTEGIPSSPPPPPKNGTGTTTTETRTYFPRTK; this is translated from the coding sequence ATGCATTGCCTCCCCCCCCTCGCTGCTCCTGTAGTACGTACCCGCCCCCCTTTTTACCTGCCTCTGGTGATGCTGATGGGAACGCTGGCGTGCAGTGGCAGCAGCGCCCTCCACGCGCAGATTCGCGGCACCACCCTGAAGCCGGATACCACGACCAGCCCGCGTGAGTTCCGCCCGCTGGCGAACATGCCTGCCGAGCAGCGCCTGCCCATGGATCCCCTCGTGGCGCAGGCAGCGCCGCAGCCCACGCAGCAACCCTCCTCTCCCACCGCGCCCCAGCCCGGCGGTCCGGGAGGTCCAGGTGGCCCCGGCGGTTTCGGCAGAGGCGGCTTTGGACGCTCTGCGGGCAGCAGCACGGAGGAACTTTTCCGCATCGATGGCGACAAGGTCTCTCTGCAGTTCCCGAACAACACCATCAGCGACATCCTCGGCATCTATGAGCGCCTGACGAACAAGACACTGGTCAAGGACACCACCATCTTCGAAGGACAGACCATCAGCCTCGTGACCCCGGTGCCGGTGGACAAGGCGGAGGCCATCAAGCTCATCGAAGCCGCGCTGCTCACCAACGGCTATGCCATCGTCGCGGATCCGGACGGCAAGAGCTCCCGCATCCTCTCCACACGCACCACCACCGCCACCAGCGGCGCGCAGTTCTCCCAGGGGGTGAAGTTCTACCAGAGCGCCAATGACCTGCCGAACAACGAGACCATCGTGAGCTACTTCATGGGCCTCACGAATCTGGATCCCGCGGAAGCCGCCACCATGCTGGGTGGTCACGTGGGCCTGAATCCCTACGGCCGCATCACCCCGGTGCTCAGCCCTCCCGGACTGCTCATCACGGAAAACGCGAACATCGTAAAGCAGCTCGTCGCCATTCGTGAAGTGATCGATACCCCGGGCGCGGCCAGTTCCCTGGTCACGAAATTTGTCCTGCTGAAGTACGCAGATGCCGCCACCGTGGCGCAGATTGTACAGGCCACCTTGAACGCGCAGGCGCAGGACAAGGAGGCGAAAGGCATCACCACCATTCGCGGCCAGGGCACGTCTCAGGGAGGTGGCGACAACAATCGCCCCCAGCAGCCCCAGCAGCAGAGCAACAACAATAACAACAACCAGCAAGGCCAAAACCGTCGTGTGCAGGCCACCTCCCAGGTGATTGCGGATACGCGGCTCAACCAGGTCCTCGTGGTCGCGGAACCGGACGAGTACGCGTATGTCGTAAGCCTCATCGCCGAGTTCGACAAGCCGGTGGATGTGCCCACAGCCTACGAACGCAAGCTGAAAAACGTCTTCTCCGTGGATGTGCTCTCCGTGCTGGCGGACATGCTGCGTGAACCGGTGGGCGGCGCTACGCAGCTTCCTGGCGGCGGCACGGTCTCGGCGCAGCAGCAGCAGCTCATCACCAGCAGCAATCAGTTCCTCACCGGCGCCTCGGGAGCCCAGCAGCGTGGGGGCACCTTCAACGCGAGTGCCGCCAGCACCGCCACCACCGGCACCACCGGAGGGGTGACCTCCCGCCCGGACCTCCTCCTTGAATCCGAGGAACAAACCGCGCCTGTCTCTGTACTCATCAACAAGACCCGCCTTATCGCGGACCCGCTGGCAAACAGCATCATCGTTATCGGACCGAAGGAGAATCAGGACAAGGTGGACATGCTGCTCGACAAGCTCGATCGCAAGTCTCCGCAGGTCTACCTCGCCACCGTCATCGGCCAGCTCACGTTGGGGGATGGCTACCAGTTCGGCGTCAATTACCTGCAACGCTTCACCCAGACAGGGTCCAACAGCGGCGTGGCCAGTGCACTCATCACGCGTGAGGACATCATCTCGAACAACAACGTGGCCGACATGACGAACAACCTGATCACGACGGCCATCGCAAACAGCCAGGGCTTCAACCTGTATGGACAGATCGGTGAGTCGGTCGATGTCTTCGTCTCCGCGCTGGAAACCACGAATGACTTCAAGGTGCTGTCCCGCCCGAGTGTCTTTGCGCAGAACAACCGCCGCGCCATGATCACCAGCGGTCAGCAGATTCCCGTTCCCTCCCAGACACTGACCAACGCCTCCTCACAGAACGCAGCCAACCAGGGCAACGTCACCACCACCATCGAGTACAAGGACGTGGTGCTGAAGCTGGAAGTCATCCCGCTCATCAATCCGGATGGCGATGTCACCCTGCGCATCGCCCAGGTGAACGACACCGTGATCGGCAATCAGATCGTGGGAGAGAACGACGTGCCCATCATCGGCACCGAGCAGCTCACCACCACCGTGACCGTGCCCACGGGCAACACGATTGTGATCGGCGGTCTGATTTCCGAGCAGAACAAGACGGACACGCAGGGCATCCCTGTCCTCAGCCGCATCCCCGGCCTGGGCCGTCTCTTCAAGGAGGACGTCACCAGCAAGCAGCGCAAGGAGCTGATTGTCTTCATCCAGCCTGTGGTGGTGACGGATGACTTCGCCGTGCGCAAGGCCAGCAAGCAGGAAGACCTGCGCACCAAGGTCGCTGAAAATGCCTACCATGCCTTCCCCCAGACTGTGGTGCCCAAGGCCGTGGCCGTGCCGGACCCCGATCCGCCCCTGAAGCGCAAGTGGTACGAAATCTTCAAGAAGACCGAAGGCATTCCCAGCTCTCCGCCGCCCCCGCCCAAGAACGGGACGGGCACGACAACCACGGAGACGAGGACGTATTTCCCGCGTACAAAGTAG
- a CDS encoding type II secretion system protein GspK → MSSCPGSLSKEGRLQSPDSSRPERESTAAKAAAPWGEQRSLRFLSHHRRSRREGGYALILVLAAIGLMTFTVIPLVNYLNDSVDDNGLESLRFRALHLAECGIAVGLHPQIRPGDPVLQQTVGEDSGFSVTISSEGARIPINYITDSRYREIIYNLFILWQLSPQEAETAVDGLADWVDTDSQMRTYGGESDYYKERGYSDFPRNKGFGSLDEMILAKGMDAVERMKPDWRNYFSTYGDGYIDLNYAPQEILMAVADVEENAAQSLIRERSGADGIPNTEDDKKLSLNQATQLLGMDGQQATSLNSLLTADHLTRRVESVGRIGESTYKVVVIARRQDDGSLNYLARFEE, encoded by the coding sequence ATGTCCTCGTGCCCTGGAAGCCTGTCCAAGGAGGGGCGACTTCAGTCGCCCGATTCCTCGCGCCCCGAGCGCGAGTCAACGGCGGCTAAAGCCGCCGCTCCTTGGGGTGAGCAGCGCAGTTTGCGTTTTCTTTCACACCATCGCCGGTCACGCCGTGAGGGTGGTTATGCACTCATCCTCGTGCTGGCCGCCATCGGCCTCATGACCTTCACCGTCATCCCGCTGGTGAACTACCTGAATGACAGCGTCGATGACAACGGCCTGGAGTCCCTGCGCTTCCGCGCCCTGCACCTTGCCGAGTGCGGCATTGCCGTTGGATTGCATCCCCAGATACGCCCGGGTGACCCGGTGCTGCAGCAGACCGTGGGAGAGGACAGCGGATTCTCCGTCACCATTTCCTCCGAAGGTGCGCGCATCCCCATCAACTACATCACCGACTCCCGTTACCGGGAGATCATCTACAATCTTTTCATCCTCTGGCAGCTCAGTCCTCAGGAAGCCGAAACCGCCGTGGATGGTCTCGCGGACTGGGTGGACACGGACAGCCAGATGCGGACCTACGGCGGCGAGTCCGACTATTACAAGGAGCGCGGCTATTCCGACTTCCCCCGAAACAAGGGCTTCGGCTCACTGGATGAAATGATCCTCGCGAAGGGCATGGACGCCGTGGAGCGCATGAAGCCCGACTGGAGAAACTACTTCAGCACCTATGGCGACGGCTACATCGACCTGAACTACGCCCCGCAGGAGATTCTCATGGCCGTGGCAGATGTGGAGGAAAATGCCGCGCAGTCCCTCATCCGTGAGCGCAGCGGTGCGGACGGCATTCCCAACACGGAGGACGACAAAAAGCTGAGCCTCAACCAGGCCACCCAATTGCTGGGCATGGACGGCCAGCAGGCCACGTCCCTCAACAGCCTTCTCACCGCAGACCACCTCACCCGCCGGGTGGAAAGTGTGGGAAGAATCGGCGAATCCACGTACAAGGTGGTGGTGATTGCCCGACGTCAGGACGATGGATCCTTGAATTACCTCGCCCGATTTGAAGAATGA